In Bacteroidota bacterium, the following are encoded in one genomic region:
- a CDS encoding polyprenol monophosphomannose synthase, whose amino-acid sequence MPDRILVVIPTYNEAENIGPLIDALIRLSEKLDVLVVDDASPDGTAQVVCARQQRYPGRVHLLVRSTKQGLGPAYVAGFRYALAQPEYVLIAQMDADFSHRPLYLARMLRRARRGWADLVIGSRYVRGVNVINWPLTRLLISYGASVFVRFITGMPVRDTTAGFKVFHRRVLESLPLERVHSNGYVFQIELTYRTWRAGFRIREFPIIFFDRRRGASKMSGTIIWEAFFKVLELRLRTLLGRL is encoded by the coding sequence ATGCCGGATCGCATTTTGGTCGTCATCCCCACCTATAACGAGGCGGAAAACATCGGACCGCTCATCGACGCCTTGATCCGGCTTTCCGAGAAGCTGGATGTGCTCGTGGTCGATGACGCCTCCCCGGATGGCACGGCCCAAGTTGTCTGCGCTCGCCAGCAGCGTTACCCGGGTCGGGTGCATCTGTTGGTGCGTTCCACTAAGCAAGGGCTGGGGCCGGCTTATGTGGCCGGATTCCGCTACGCCTTAGCTCAGCCCGAATATGTTCTTATCGCGCAGATGGACGCCGACTTCTCCCACAGGCCCCTCTACCTTGCGCGCATGCTTCGGCGCGCCCGGCGCGGTTGGGCGGATCTGGTGATCGGTTCTCGCTATGTCCGAGGGGTGAACGTGATCAATTGGCCGCTTACGCGGCTGCTCATCAGCTACGGGGCCAGCGTTTTTGTGCGCTTCATTACGGGCATGCCCGTTCGGGACACAACGGCGGGCTTTAAAGTCTTCCACCGTCGGGTGCTGGAGAGTTTGCCCTTGGAGCGCGTGCACTCCAATGGGTATGTGTTCCAAATCGAGCTGACGTATCGGACCTGGCGGGCCGGGTTTCGGATTCGAGAATTCCCGATCATTTTCTTCGACCGGCGTCGAGGGGCCTCGAAGATGTCCGGGACCATCATCTGGGAAGCTTTCTTTAAGGTCTTGGAGCTGCGCCTGCGCACCTTGCTGGGCCGTCTGTGA
- a CDS encoding bifunctional (p)ppGpp synthetase/guanosine-3',5'-bis(diphosphate) 3'-pyrophosphohydrolase has protein sequence MPDAKPPAPSVSSTLPAASEIVLPPLYRDILEELLGLCRQHLRTVDEALIQKAFAVAYIAHEGHVRASGEPYVLHPIEVAKIVAQEIALDDISVAAALLHDVVEDTEYSLEVIRAEFGETIARIIDGLTKISGLFRSRAITQAESFRKLLLSMVQDVRVIFIKFADRLHNMRTIEVLPPERRLRIAYETRDLYAPLAHRFGLFRIKSELEDLALKVIEPEAYRFIARKLREKRQEREAYIERFVRPIRERLEQAGLRFEITGRPKHIYSIYRKMRIQGKPFEEIYDLFAVRIILDVPESEGKEACWRVYGIVTDIYTPIPDRFRDFLSVPKANGYQSLHTTVIGPDGRPVEVQIRTRQMHEVAERGLAAHWKYKEGLQSVNAELDRWIGWVRDILESRTEAPTEFVQDLKLSLYQDEIYVFTPKGDLITLPAGATPVDFAFHIHTEIGLHCIGAKVNGRIVPLSHKLQSGDQVEILTSRRQQPNPDWLNFVVTHKARAKIRQFINEQRRQTIEAGRALLEKHLEKRKRSVSDQDLNRVAAALKFPNVAQMFYELGAELLSPEEVLQTLARLEQHPEAPPPTPASESSYLQEARQERGDAILIEGEPLGRLSYDYARCCNPIPGDEVIGYVSRNGTLRIHRTSCQNVAHLVQTEPERIKRVDWARHKDLEFIAGLRIMGEDRVGMLNDITNVISRGLKTNIRSINIDTQDGMFDGTIILYVHDLDHLNRLIERLRRIPGVYSVTRFEG, from the coding sequence ATGCCGGATGCTAAACCTCCCGCCCCCTCGGTATCCTCGACGCTGCCAGCGGCGTCCGAGATCGTCCTGCCCCCTCTATATCGGGATATTCTAGAGGAGCTCCTAGGCCTTTGTCGCCAGCACCTGCGCACAGTCGATGAGGCGCTCATTCAGAAGGCCTTCGCCGTGGCTTATATCGCACACGAGGGCCATGTGCGGGCCTCCGGGGAGCCCTATGTGCTACATCCCATCGAGGTGGCTAAGATCGTGGCCCAGGAGATCGCCTTAGATGACATCTCGGTCGCGGCCGCGCTGCTACACGACGTGGTAGAGGATACGGAGTACTCGCTCGAGGTCATCCGGGCCGAATTCGGCGAGACGATCGCGCGCATCATCGACGGGCTCACGAAAATATCGGGGCTTTTCCGCAGCCGGGCCATCACGCAGGCGGAAAGCTTTCGCAAGCTGCTCTTGTCCATGGTGCAGGACGTGCGCGTGATCTTCATCAAGTTCGCCGATCGGCTGCACAACATGCGCACGATCGAGGTCCTGCCGCCGGAGCGCCGGCTGCGGATCGCCTATGAGACGCGCGATCTGTACGCGCCGCTTGCGCACCGGTTTGGGCTGTTTCGGATCAAGAGCGAACTAGAGGACCTGGCGCTTAAGGTGATCGAGCCGGAGGCGTATCGGTTCATCGCACGCAAGCTGCGCGAAAAAAGACAAGAGCGCGAGGCCTACATCGAACGCTTCGTGCGGCCCATTCGGGAGCGCCTGGAACAAGCGGGGCTGCGCTTTGAGATCACCGGCCGCCCCAAGCACATTTATTCGATCTATCGTAAGATGCGCATTCAGGGCAAGCCCTTCGAGGAGATCTACGACCTGTTTGCCGTGCGCATCATCTTGGACGTGCCCGAGTCGGAGGGCAAGGAGGCCTGCTGGCGCGTCTACGGGATTGTGACCGACATCTACACGCCAATCCCGGATCGGTTTCGGGACTTTCTGTCCGTGCCCAAAGCCAACGGCTACCAGTCCCTGCACACAACGGTCATCGGACCCGACGGACGGCCCGTAGAGGTGCAGATCCGCACTCGGCAGATGCACGAGGTGGCGGAGCGGGGCCTGGCGGCTCACTGGAAATACAAGGAGGGCCTGCAGAGCGTAAACGCCGAGCTGGACCGATGGATCGGCTGGGTGCGCGATATCCTGGAAAGCCGCACGGAGGCTCCCACGGAGTTCGTGCAAGACCTCAAGTTGAGCCTATATCAGGATGAGATCTACGTCTTCACCCCCAAGGGCGATCTGATCACGCTGCCGGCGGGGGCCACGCCGGTGGACTTCGCTTTTCACATCCACACGGAAATCGGCCTGCACTGCATCGGAGCCAAGGTCAACGGCCGCATCGTCCCTTTAAGCCACAAGTTGCAAAGCGGCGATCAGGTCGAGATCCTCACCTCCCGGCGGCAGCAGCCGAATCCGGATTGGCTCAACTTCGTCGTCACGCATAAGGCCCGCGCCAAAATCCGGCAGTTCATCAACGAACAGCGACGCCAGACCATAGAGGCGGGCCGGGCCCTTTTAGAAAAACATCTGGAAAAGCGCAAACGCTCGGTTTCCGATCAAGACCTGAACCGGGTGGCGGCTGCGCTCAAGTTTCCCAACGTAGCGCAGATGTTTTACGAGCTCGGAGCCGAGCTGCTATCCCCCGAAGAGGTGCTGCAGACCTTGGCTCGGCTTGAGCAGCACCCCGAGGCCCCACCTCCGACCCCCGCATCGGAGTCGTCCTATCTCCAGGAGGCCCGCCAAGAAAGAGGGGACGCCATCTTAATCGAGGGAGAGCCCTTGGGGCGGCTCTCCTACGATTATGCGCGCTGCTGTAATCCGATTCCGGGCGATGAAGTGATCGGCTACGTGAGCCGCAACGGAACGCTGCGCATCCACCGCACCAGCTGCCAGAACGTGGCCCATCTTGTCCAGACCGAGCCCGAACGGATCAAACGCGTTGACTGGGCCCGACACAAGGACCTCGAGTTTATCGCTGGGCTTCGGATCATGGGCGAGGATCGGGTGGGCATGCTCAACGACATCACAAACGTCATCTCCCGGGGGCTTAAAACCAACATTCGCTCGATCAACATCGACACCCAGGACGGCATGTTCGACGGCACGATCATCCTGTATGTGCACGATTTGGATCACCTCAATCGGCTGATTGAGCGCCTGCGCCGGATTCCCGGGGTGTACTCGGTGACCCGCTTTGAGGGGTGA
- a CDS encoding OsmC family protein produces the protein MRARLKYVEGLTFVGQAGSGHWTVLDSPHGERPAAATSPMEMILLALMGCSAMDVVAILRKMRAPFVDLEVEVEADRAETHPRVYTRLHLSYRVKGRGLEPEQVARAVLLSQEKYCSVAAMLRASVPISYEAWLEDAETGERKPVSFVGVSAS, from the coding sequence ATGCGCGCCCGCCTTAAGTACGTCGAGGGCCTCACGTTCGTGGGCCAGGCCGGATCCGGGCATTGGACCGTGCTGGATTCGCCGCATGGAGAGCGTCCGGCGGCCGCTACAAGCCCTATGGAGATGATCCTGTTGGCCCTAATGGGCTGCTCCGCTATGGACGTGGTGGCGATCCTCAGAAAGATGCGCGCCCCCTTCGTTGACCTGGAGGTAGAGGTGGAGGCCGATCGGGCCGAGACCCATCCTCGGGTGTACACGCGGCTGCATTTGAGTTATCGAGTAAAGGGCCGGGGTCTGGAGCCGGAGCAGGTCGCCCGGGCCGTGTTGCTATCGCAAGAGAAGTACTGCTCGGTGGCCGCGATGCTACGCGCCAGCGTGCCGATTTCCTATGAAGCCTGGCTCGAGGACGCAGAAACGGGTGAGCGCAAACCCGTATCCTTTGTGGGGGTCTCCGCGAGCTAG
- a CDS encoding YihY/virulence factor BrkB family protein: MKKNRPTQPHQAQGRWGVFGRACWDLLRHGHPFYMAAALAFSLGLSTLPLLLFAIAGLGFFLSSSEAAHARVRELLEAYLPALERFSSDPELTRQHLEGLLLSLIEGRGIASGLAAGALFLAGSSLAASLRTTVHLVFGLPERRNPVMSKLYDLLWFGLLGSAVVFTGTLGTLWGILWRPLQPLLEAYGVGSILVTGSGLVGPVGSALASLLNAVVFALLFRYLPEVRLPWSTAWVGSVAFTLLLELAKYAIGFYLAHSFARLNALYGSYALLSLLALWCYYVALMFVLSATIAHAYQRSSRSRSRSASG, translated from the coding sequence TTGAAAAAAAACAGGCCGACGCAACCCCATCAGGCCCAGGGGCGTTGGGGGGTCTTTGGGCGCGCCTGCTGGGATCTTCTGCGACATGGGCATCCGTTTTACATGGCCGCCGCGTTGGCCTTTTCGCTGGGTTTATCCACATTACCGCTATTGCTATTCGCCATAGCCGGCCTGGGCTTTTTCCTCTCTTCCAGTGAGGCGGCCCATGCGCGCGTACGCGAGCTTTTGGAGGCGTACCTGCCCGCCCTGGAACGCTTCAGTTCCGATCCCGAGCTTACGCGGCAACACCTAGAGGGGCTTTTGTTGTCTCTCATCGAGGGCCGAGGCATAGCCAGCGGTTTGGCCGCAGGGGCTCTGTTTCTAGCGGGTTCTAGCCTGGCCGCCTCGCTGCGGACGACCGTGCATCTTGTATTTGGCCTCCCGGAGCGCCGCAACCCGGTCATGAGCAAGCTTTACGATCTGCTTTGGTTTGGGCTGCTTGGGTCCGCGGTGGTCTTCACGGGCACGCTGGGCACCCTATGGGGGATCCTCTGGCGGCCTCTTCAGCCTCTACTAGAGGCCTACGGAGTCGGTTCGATTCTGGTCACTGGGAGCGGTTTGGTGGGTCCGGTGGGATCGGCTCTGGCTTCGCTGCTGAACGCGGTTGTTTTCGCCCTCTTGTTTCGCTATCTACCCGAGGTGCGGCTCCCCTGGTCGACGGCTTGGGTGGGATCGGTCGCCTTTACCCTGTTACTGGAGCTAGCCAAGTACGCGATCGGCTTTTATTTGGCCCACAGCTTTGCCCGCTTAAATGCGCTCTATGGATCCTACGCCCTGCTTTCGCTTCTGGCGCTGTGGTGCTATTATGTGGCCCTGATGTTCGTTTTGAGCGCAACGATCGCCCATGCCTACCAACGAAGCTCTCGCTCCAGATCCCGCAGCGCCTCTGGCTGA
- a CDS encoding replication-associated recombination protein A: MPTNEALAPDPAAPLAERTRPRALQDVVGQEHLTGPGRPLRRWLEERLSLSLILWGPPGTGKTTLARLLAAGSGAHFESLSAVLDGVKEVRAVLERAERRHACGERTVVFIDELHRFNKAQQDALLAHVERGQVILIGATTENPSFEIIPALVSRCQVYRLRPLEAEDLRQILQRALQDPYIQALRPELEDEETLLRLSGGDARRMLNGLELALSLAVADADGRRRIRTEHVEAAFQQVVPRYDKAGEGHYDTISAFIKSVRGSDPDAALYWLAVMLEAGEDPLFIARRLIILAAEDIGNANPNALLLATAAFDAVHRIGLPEARIVLAQLTTFLAGCEKSNAAYRAIENALEEVRREGARPVPLHLRNPVTALMRQEGYGSGYVYPHETPEGFARLSYFPEGMQPRLFYRPTGRGYEARIRAWLNRCWPDRYKEEPDGV; the protein is encoded by the coding sequence ATGCCTACCAACGAAGCTCTCGCTCCAGATCCCGCAGCGCCTCTGGCTGAGCGCACACGCCCCCGGGCCCTGCAGGACGTCGTCGGACAAGAACACCTGACCGGTCCGGGGCGCCCCCTGCGCCGCTGGCTGGAGGAGCGCCTGAGCCTTTCGCTCATCCTCTGGGGGCCTCCGGGTACGGGCAAGACGACTCTGGCGCGGCTGCTCGCCGCGGGATCCGGGGCCCACTTCGAATCGCTCAGCGCCGTGCTGGATGGCGTAAAGGAGGTGCGCGCCGTTCTGGAGCGAGCCGAACGCCGGCATGCCTGCGGAGAGCGGACCGTAGTCTTCATCGACGAGCTACACCGTTTCAACAAAGCTCAGCAAGATGCCCTGTTGGCCCATGTGGAACGGGGGCAGGTGATCCTGATCGGGGCCACGACCGAGAACCCGAGTTTTGAGATCATCCCCGCCTTGGTCTCGCGCTGTCAGGTGTATCGGCTTCGGCCCCTAGAAGCCGAAGACCTGCGCCAGATTCTGCAGCGTGCCCTACAGGACCCCTACATACAGGCCCTCCGGCCTGAGCTGGAGGACGAGGAGACGCTGCTACGGCTCTCAGGAGGGGACGCCCGGCGAATGCTCAACGGTCTGGAGCTAGCCCTGTCCCTGGCTGTGGCGGATGCCGACGGCCGCCGCCGCATTCGCACCGAACACGTAGAGGCGGCTTTTCAACAGGTTGTACCGAGGTACGACAAGGCCGGTGAAGGGCATTACGATACGATCAGCGCCTTCATTAAAAGCGTGCGCGGCTCAGACCCCGATGCCGCGCTGTATTGGCTGGCCGTGATGCTGGAGGCAGGCGAGGACCCGCTTTTCATCGCCCGTCGGCTCATCATCTTGGCCGCCGAGGACATCGGCAACGCCAACCCCAACGCGCTTCTGCTGGCCACGGCGGCCTTTGACGCCGTGCACCGGATTGGACTGCCGGAGGCGCGGATCGTTTTGGCACAGCTTACTACGTTTTTGGCCGGCTGCGAAAAAAGCAACGCCGCTTATCGGGCCATCGAAAACGCCCTTGAAGAGGTGCGCCGAGAGGGCGCGCGCCCCGTGCCCCTGCACCTGCGCAACCCCGTAACCGCGCTTATGCGCCAAGAGGGATACGGAAGCGGATACGTCTATCCCCATGAAACGCCAGAGGGCTTCGCGCGCCTCTCCTATTTTCCAGAGGGCATGCAGCCGCGGCTGTTCTACAGGCCCACCGGCCGAGGCTACGAGGCCCGCATCCGCGCTTGGCTAAACCGCTGCTGGCCGGACCGATACAAGGAGGAGCCCGACGGAGTGTGA
- a CDS encoding TlpA family protein disulfide reductase has protein sequence MPLYYGVLLLLALGWLGCARSASESARSENRAQAASIEVLPVTAEGILAEVRKPEAAVTLVNLWATWCQPCVEEFPDLVRLARAYRERGLRVMFVSVDFDSELEAVRRFLAEQGVDFPTYIKAQDDDNAFINALNPDWSGAIPATLVFDRQGRLRHFHEGKADYATFERMVQEVLSNP, from the coding sequence ATGCCCTTGTATTACGGAGTGCTCTTGCTGCTCGCCCTCGGGTGGTTGGGATGCGCTCGGAGCGCCTCCGAAAGCGCTCGTTCTGAAAACAGGGCCCAAGCCGCCTCCATCGAGGTCTTGCCCGTCACGGCCGAAGGTATCTTGGCCGAGGTGCGCAAGCCCGAGGCGGCCGTGACGCTGGTGAATCTGTGGGCCACGTGGTGCCAACCCTGCGTGGAGGAATTCCCGGATCTTGTGCGCTTGGCGCGGGCCTATCGGGAGCGGGGGCTGCGCGTCATGTTCGTATCCGTGGATTTCGACTCCGAACTAGAGGCCGTACGCCGCTTCTTGGCTGAGCAGGGGGTGGATTTCCCCACCTACATCAAAGCGCAGGATGACGACAACGCCTTCATCAATGCGCTCAACCCCGACTGGTCGGGGGCGATTCCGGCTACGCTGGTCTTCGATCGGCAGGGCCGGTTGCGTCATTTCCATGAAGGCAAGGCCGACTACGCCACCTTTGAGCGCATGGTTCAAGAGGTGCTTTCCAACCCTTAA
- a CDS encoding thioredoxin family protein, protein MRRIAFGLLACLLPFALWAQAQGQAANPKLKPGELLPASVKDVKMLNVDGRELSIADVKGQKGTLVIFSCNSCPWVKAWETRIAEVGNWAQTQGIGVIMINPNDPAKNSEDRYEVMQQRTKERGFKFPYVVDATSDVARAFGATHTPEFFLFDSQGKLVYTGALDDNARNPEAVKERYLKNALDALLAGRPVPVSQTKSIGCTIKFREKT, encoded by the coding sequence ATGCGCCGTATCGCCTTCGGTTTACTGGCTTGCCTGTTGCCCTTCGCCCTCTGGGCGCAAGCTCAAGGTCAGGCCGCTAACCCCAAGCTCAAGCCCGGTGAGCTGCTGCCGGCTTCGGTAAAGGACGTCAAAATGCTCAATGTAGACGGCCGCGAGCTCTCCATTGCCGACGTCAAAGGGCAGAAGGGCACCCTAGTGATCTTTTCCTGCAATTCCTGCCCCTGGGTGAAGGCTTGGGAGACGCGCATCGCCGAGGTGGGCAACTGGGCCCAGACGCAGGGCATCGGGGTGATCATGATCAATCCCAACGACCCCGCCAAAAACTCGGAAGATCGCTACGAAGTCATGCAGCAGCGCACCAAGGAGCGGGGCTTCAAGTTCCCGTACGTGGTGGACGCTACAAGCGATGTAGCGCGCGCCTTTGGGGCGACGCACACGCCGGAGTTTTTCCTGTTTGATTCTCAAGGGAAGCTTGTCTATACCGGCGCCCTGGATGACAACGCGCGCAACCCGGAGGCCGTCAAGGAGCGCTACCTCAAGAACGCCCTCGATGCCCTACTGGCCGGGCGTCCCGTGCCCGTGTCCCAGACCAAGAGCATCGGCTGCACGATCAAGTTCCGTGAAAAGACCTAA
- the ggt gene encoding gamma-glutamyltransferase, producing MSGMRALVVLGLLLCQGLWGWAQRRPVEARNGMVVSAHRLASEAGVEILKRGGNAVDAAVAVGFALAVVYPEAGNLGGGGFMVIRFRDGAVYTLDYRETAPLKAHRDMYLDERGEYISEKSKIGHLAVGVPGSVAGLLEAHERFGRLPRAVVMEPAIRLAEEGFTLSRIAAENLNEAAPYFRRFAGSRKYFLHPDGRPWQEGDRLVQRDLAETLKRIRDRGREDFYRGKTADLLVAEMRRGGGLITHEDLARYRPLWREPVRGTYRGYEIISMGPPSSGGVALLQLLNMVEPYDLKAMGFLSSGTIHLMAEAMRRVYADRAEFLGDPDFYPVPVSQLISKAYAHDRMRDFDPERVTPSAQVRHGQPHRYESEQTTHYSIVDAEGNAVACTTTLNGGYGSYVAVEGAGFLLNNEMDDFSAKPGVPNMFGLIGGEANAIAPGKRMLSSMTPTIVTRDGRLFLVIGTPGGATIITTVFQILVNVIDFGLNIQEAIDAPRFHHQWLPDVLFYEKRGLPRDVLENLRRRGWELRERPGYSGRADGILVGPDGRLYGGADPRGEDTAIGY from the coding sequence ATGTCAGGCATGCGTGCGCTCGTTGTCCTCGGTCTGCTCCTGTGCCAGGGGCTTTGGGGCTGGGCTCAACGGCGCCCCGTGGAAGCCCGCAACGGCATGGTCGTCTCGGCCCATCGCCTGGCCTCTGAGGCCGGCGTGGAGATCCTCAAACGGGGGGGCAACGCCGTCGATGCGGCCGTAGCCGTAGGGTTCGCTCTGGCTGTAGTCTATCCCGAGGCGGGCAACTTGGGGGGTGGGGGCTTTATGGTGATTCGGTTTCGGGACGGAGCTGTTTACACGCTCGATTACCGGGAAACGGCCCCCCTGAAGGCGCATCGGGATATGTACCTCGATGAGCGCGGCGAATACATCTCGGAGAAGAGCAAAATCGGTCATCTGGCCGTCGGGGTGCCTGGGTCCGTGGCGGGCCTGCTGGAGGCGCACGAGCGCTTCGGTCGGCTGCCCCGAGCCGTGGTCATGGAGCCCGCAATCCGGCTGGCTGAGGAGGGCTTTACGCTGAGCCGGATCGCGGCCGAAAACCTCAACGAAGCCGCCCCGTACTTCCGGCGCTTTGCCGGTTCGCGCAAATACTTTCTGCACCCCGACGGCCGCCCCTGGCAAGAGGGGGATCGGCTTGTGCAGCGCGACCTGGCCGAAACGCTCAAGCGCATCCGCGATCGGGGTCGAGAGGATTTCTACCGAGGCAAAACGGCCGATCTGTTGGTGGCCGAGATGCGCCGCGGCGGAGGGCTGATCACGCACGAAGACCTGGCCCGCTATCGGCCCCTTTGGCGGGAGCCCGTACGGGGCACGTATCGGGGTTATGAGATCATCTCGATGGGCCCGCCGAGCTCCGGCGGGGTGGCCCTGCTGCAGCTCCTTAACATGGTAGAGCCGTATGACCTGAAGGCGATGGGCTTTCTGAGCTCCGGCACCATTCACCTGATGGCCGAGGCCATGCGGCGCGTCTACGCCGATCGGGCCGAGTTCCTGGGGGATCCGGATTTTTATCCCGTCCCCGTATCCCAGCTTATCAGCAAAGCCTATGCGCATGACCGGATGCGGGATTTCGACCCGGAGCGCGTAACCCCCAGCGCGCAGGTTCGGCACGGTCAGCCGCATCGATATGAATCGGAGCAGACCACCCACTACTCCATCGTGGACGCCGAGGGCAACGCCGTAGCCTGCACCACCACCCTCAACGGTGGCTATGGCTCCTACGTGGCCGTGGAGGGGGCGGGTTTTCTGCTGAACAACGAAATGGACGACTTCTCGGCCAAGCCGGGCGTGCCGAACATGTTCGGCCTGATCGGCGGGGAGGCCAACGCCATCGCGCCGGGCAAGCGGATGTTGAGCTCCATGACGCCCACGATCGTGACCCGAGACGGCCGGCTTTTCCTGGTCATCGGCACCCCCGGAGGGGCGACCATCATCACGACGGTTTTTCAGATCTTGGTCAACGTCATCGACTTTGGTCTCAACATCCAGGAGGCGATCGACGCCCCGCGTTTTCACCATCAGTGGCTGCCGGATGTGCTCTTTTACGAAAAGCGCGGCCTGCCCCGGGACGTGCTCGAAAACCTGCGACGTCGGGGTTGGGAGCTGCGCGAACGTCCGGGCTATTCCGGACGGGCTGACGGGATCCTGGTGGGGCCCGACGGACGGCTCTACGGGGGGGCCGACCCCCGCGGGGAGGATACGGCGATCGGATACTGA
- a CDS encoding VWA domain-containing protein, with amino-acid sequence MWAHPEFLWLGFLIPVLLALGWAFERRRLRDMRRWMDPALWARYGQRLRVRWERLFMLALALVSAWIALLGPLGKMRLRHAPQRGPDVVVAFDLSLSMYAQDGAPTRLEQARQAVRLLLEALPEARWGLVAFAGTAFPQCPLVSDPEPIRLLLDALDPSWMPVQGTDFGAALARAQELFSPLEGPRARAIVLVSDGEDHENRYGPVLRELQRARIPVFTVGVGSSEPVPIPLPEASPPERYKRDRSGAEVRTRLEADRLRTIAQQTGGRYLRAEHILELAEALRQLPGQFASVRARYERDIHVAPFLILSLLGWWGYWYGFRLPVRGGAALFALLFWGASAAQAQVIGLPGEDPQALADFQAGVAAYRAGRYEEAAAYFESALHRFRLPENQARAAYNAGNAWYRSGKAQAALQAYRQALMRGPEREVRFNYEWVWRQLSRNKSPAVSDTLALDALPRPRPYAEAASAANPAPQGPEQIDRATAERLLESLREQEARTLDRVQRRLARAAPRRPERDW; translated from the coding sequence ATGTGGGCGCATCCCGAGTTTCTGTGGCTGGGCTTTCTGATCCCCGTGCTGCTCGCCCTAGGCTGGGCCTTTGAACGGCGTCGGCTACGGGACATGCGGCGTTGGATGGACCCGGCCCTCTGGGCCCGCTATGGACAGCGGCTGCGGGTGCGCTGGGAGCGCCTGTTCATGCTGGCTTTGGCCCTCGTGAGCGCTTGGATTGCCCTCCTGGGGCCGCTTGGCAAGATGCGGCTTCGACATGCGCCCCAGCGCGGGCCCGACGTCGTGGTGGCCTTCGATCTGTCGCTGAGCATGTATGCCCAGGATGGTGCGCCCACGCGTCTGGAACAGGCCCGTCAAGCCGTGCGCTTGCTTCTAGAGGCGCTTCCGGAGGCGCGCTGGGGGCTTGTTGCGTTTGCGGGGACGGCTTTTCCCCAATGCCCCCTTGTGTCGGATCCGGAACCGATCCGATTGTTGCTAGATGCGCTCGATCCAAGCTGGATGCCCGTACAGGGCACCGATTTCGGCGCGGCCCTGGCCAGAGCCCAGGAGCTTTTTTCGCCTCTTGAAGGCCCTCGGGCGCGCGCCATCGTGCTCGTAAGCGATGGCGAGGATCATGAAAACCGCTATGGGCCCGTCCTGCGAGAGCTTCAGCGGGCTCGCATACCCGTGTTCACCGTCGGGGTGGGCTCTTCGGAACCGGTCCCGATCCCGTTGCCGGAGGCCTCACCCCCGGAGCGGTACAAACGAGATCGCTCAGGGGCCGAGGTGCGCACGCGCCTGGAGGCCGATCGGCTTCGCACGATCGCGCAGCAGACCGGAGGTCGCTACCTGCGCGCGGAACATATCCTGGAGCTCGCCGAGGCCCTGCGCCAGTTACCCGGACAGTTCGCTTCGGTTCGGGCCCGATACGAGCGCGACATCCACGTGGCCCCCTTTCTGATCCTGAGCCTGCTAGGGTGGTGGGGCTATTGGTACGGGTTTCGGCTGCCCGTAAGGGGAGGCGCTGCGCTGTTCGCCTTGCTTTTTTGGGGCGCCTCAGCGGCTCAGGCTCAGGTCATCGGGCTTCCTGGGGAAGATCCTCAGGCGCTGGCGGACTTTCAAGCCGGCGTTGCGGCGTATCGGGCGGGGCGTTACGAGGAGGCGGCAGCTTACTTCGAAAGCGCTCTGCACCGGTTTCGGCTTCCGGAGAACCAAGCCCGGGCGGCCTACAACGCCGGAAACGCCTGGTACCGCTCCGGAAAAGCCCAAGCCGCCCTGCAAGCGTATCGACAGGCCCTGATGCGCGGCCCCGAGCGCGAGGTTCGGTTTAACTACGAATGGGTTTGGCGTCAGCTAAGCCGCAACAAAAGCCCTGCTGTCTCCGACACACTGGCGTTGGACGCTTTGCCGCGTCCGCGTCCGTATGCAGAGGCCGCCTCGGCCGCCAATCCGGCCCCCCAAGGGCCGGAGCAGATCGACCGCGCTACGGCAGAGCGGCTCTTGGAGAGTCTGCGCGAGCAGGAAGCGCGCACGCTGGATCGCGTTCAGCGCCGCCTAGCACGGGCTGCTCCGCGCCGGCCGGAGCGGGATTGGTAG